In Bacillus cytotoxicus NVH 391-98, the following are encoded in one genomic region:
- a CDS encoding NupC/NupG family nucleoside CNT transporter has translation MNIIWGVIGIIVILFIGYLLSNNKRAISLRTVFGGLAIQVLFGFIVLEWDFGRSVLEKVTQFVQRIMDFANAGILFLFGNLGDPTKMAGFVFAFRVLPILIFLSSVIAILYHLGIMQWMVRSIGGALAKLLGTSQSESLSAAANIFLGQTEAPLVIRPYMPHLTKSELFAVMVGGLASVSGSTLFGYAALGVPLKFLLAASVMAAPAGLIMAKLLFPETEKKEVCTISKEDEKDERKKPTNVIDAAARGAADGLSLALNVGAMLIAFIAVIALLNGIVGGIGGLFGYSNLSLQLILGYIFSPLAFAIGVPWTEAITAGGFIGEKLILNEFVAFTDFAPQMGKLSEKTTAMITFALCGFANLSSVAILLGGLGGMAPNRRGDIAKFGVKSIIAGTLANLLSAAIAGMFA, from the coding sequence ATGAATATTATTTGGGGAGTAATTGGCATTATCGTTATTCTTTTTATTGGATATTTGCTTTCAAATAACAAACGTGCAATCTCATTGCGTACTGTATTTGGTGGACTTGCGATTCAAGTATTGTTTGGTTTTATCGTGCTAGAGTGGGACTTTGGTCGAAGTGTATTAGAGAAAGTAACACAGTTTGTTCAAAGAATCATGGATTTTGCGAATGCTGGAATATTATTTTTATTTGGTAATTTAGGAGATCCAACGAAAATGGCGGGATTTGTTTTTGCGTTTCGTGTACTCCCAATTTTAATTTTTCTATCTTCAGTTATTGCGATTTTATATCACTTGGGAATTATGCAATGGATGGTTCGGAGTATTGGAGGAGCTTTAGCAAAGCTATTAGGAACAAGTCAATCAGAATCATTATCTGCAGCGGCAAATATTTTTTTAGGACAGACGGAAGCGCCGCTTGTCATTCGTCCGTATATGCCGCATTTAACGAAGTCCGAACTATTTGCTGTAATGGTTGGGGGATTAGCGTCAGTATCAGGCTCAACTCTATTTGGATATGCTGCACTAGGTGTGCCGCTTAAATTTTTATTAGCAGCAAGCGTAATGGCAGCGCCAGCTGGGCTTATTATGGCAAAATTATTGTTCCCCGAAACAGAAAAGAAAGAAGTGTGCACGATTTCGAAAGAGGATGAAAAAGATGAGCGTAAAAAGCCAACTAACGTAATTGATGCAGCAGCACGCGGGGCAGCTGATGGATTATCACTCGCTTTAAATGTAGGCGCAATGCTGATTGCTTTTATTGCTGTCATTGCTCTTTTAAATGGAATTGTAGGTGGAATCGGCGGTCTGTTCGGTTATTCTAATTTATCATTACAACTTATATTGGGATATATTTTTTCGCCACTTGCGTTTGCTATTGGGGTACCGTGGACAGAAGCAATTACCGCAGGAGGGTTTATTGGGGAAAAATTAATTTTAAATGAGTTTGTGGCGTTTACGGACTTTGCTCCGCAAATGGGAAAGCTTTCAGAGAAAACAACAGCGATGATTACATTCGCATTGTGCGGATTTGCCAACCTTTCTTCCGTAGCCATTTTACTTGGTGGTCTTGGCGGGATGGCACCGAATCGGCGAGGCGACATTGCTAAATTTGGTGTGAAGTCTATCATAGCTGGTACATTAGCAAATTTATTGAGCGCTGCAATTGCAGGGATGTTTGCATGA
- a CDS encoding MFS transporter: MEELQRNKSVLEENGNPLLKNTNFLFLWAATLFSSFALAFFTFSQTWYIAKTLNLEASLGVVFVALSVPRLIFMIVGGAVADKFPKKNIMFYSNIVRAIIVATILTWFVIGDVTLYTFAFFALFFGLADAFFWSADGSILPELVEKQRLTQANSLTQMTNQASVILGPVLGGILIKFSNYETIFTITILLLIIAAILVQKIQSTVQEQSDSNKGMFTSIKEGILYVRKSPFLSTFLICSAFLNLFLIGPMQVGFPLFIKNVLHGDSLQFSYLEASVGGGMAIGAIIVGLKNISRRRGLFCIIMMLLSGVFFLSINFSTTLWQALLAGAFYGITIAMAIVPLMAMIQSTVKEEMMGRVMSLLMLSSMGFIPISYALTSLALAAGIPIVTIMKSGAIAVILFVLFVAIRVPVVRKFD, encoded by the coding sequence ATGGAGGAATTACAACGAAACAAGTCTGTTTTAGAAGAAAATGGGAATCCATTATTAAAAAATACAAATTTCCTTTTCCTCTGGGCAGCTACTCTTTTTTCAAGTTTTGCATTAGCCTTTTTTACCTTTTCTCAAACATGGTACATCGCGAAAACATTAAATCTCGAAGCTTCCCTCGGTGTTGTCTTTGTTGCACTTAGCGTCCCAAGACTAATCTTTATGATTGTAGGAGGAGCTGTGGCAGACAAATTTCCGAAAAAAAATATTATGTTTTACTCCAATATCGTTCGTGCTATTATTGTAGCAACCATCTTAACTTGGTTTGTCATCGGTGACGTAACCTTATATACATTTGCTTTCTTCGCTTTATTCTTTGGACTAGCAGATGCTTTTTTCTGGTCCGCAGACGGATCCATTTTACCTGAACTTGTTGAAAAACAGCGCTTAACACAAGCAAACTCACTAACCCAAATGACAAACCAAGCATCTGTTATTTTAGGACCTGTACTCGGTGGCATCCTGATTAAATTTAGTAATTATGAAACGATTTTTACCATTACAATTCTTTTACTTATTATAGCCGCTATACTTGTCCAAAAAATACAATCTACCGTGCAAGAACAATCAGATTCAAATAAAGGGATGTTTACATCTATTAAAGAAGGAATTTTATATGTAAGAAAATCGCCATTTCTGTCCACATTCTTAATTTGTAGCGCCTTTTTAAATTTATTTTTAATCGGCCCTATGCAAGTTGGATTTCCATTGTTTATCAAAAATGTATTGCACGGCGATTCTCTTCAATTTAGTTATTTAGAAGCATCCGTTGGAGGCGGAATGGCAATTGGAGCTATTATCGTTGGCCTGAAAAATATTAGTCGAAGACGGGGCCTATTTTGTATTATCATGATGCTTTTATCTGGGGTATTCTTCTTATCGATTAACTTTAGTACAACACTGTGGCAAGCATTGTTAGCTGGCGCATTTTACGGAATTACGATTGCTATGGCAATTGTTCCTTTAATGGCAATGATTCAATCTACTGTTAAAGAAGAAATGATGGGGCGCGTAATGAGCTTACTCATGCTTTCATCAATGGGATTCATTCCAATTTCTTATGCTCTTACATCCCTTGCACTCGCTGCCGGTATTCCAATCGTTACCATTATGAAAAGCGGCGCGATTGCGGTCATTCTCTTTGTATTATTCGTTGCCATTCGCGTTCCCGTTGTACGAAAATTTGATTGA
- a CDS encoding DUF2975 domain-containing protein, whose translation MKRETFFLKIAVILIGIPIFALCIFLVPKIGNFAAELYPDIVYMKYLVLIDLYAAAIPFYFALYQAFKLLQYIDRNEAFSELSVRALKNIKNCAITISSLYVIGLPLFYLIAERDDAPGIILIGLVIIFTSTVIAVFAAVLQKLLKNAVDIKTENDLTV comes from the coding sequence ATGAAACGAGAAACATTCTTTTTAAAAATAGCTGTTATTCTTATCGGTATTCCAATTTTTGCTTTATGTATATTTTTAGTACCTAAGATAGGGAATTTTGCAGCAGAATTGTATCCAGATATTGTTTATATGAAATATCTCGTTCTAATTGATTTGTATGCAGCGGCGATTCCTTTTTACTTTGCTTTGTATCAAGCTTTCAAACTTTTGCAATATATTGATCGGAATGAAGCGTTCTCGGAATTATCTGTAAGAGCTTTAAAGAATATAAAGAACTGTGCTATTACAATTAGTAGCTTGTATGTGATAGGTCTGCCACTCTTCTATCTCATTGCGGAGAGAGATGATGCCCCTGGCATTATATTAATTGGATTGGTCATTATTTTTACTTCAACGGTTATCGCAGTTTTTGCTGCTGTTCTTCAAAAGCTATTAAAAAATGCTGTAGATATAAAGACAGAAAATGATTTAACGGTTTGA
- a CDS encoding NifU family protein has product MENPNMQEQVLEVLDKLRPFLLRDGGDVELVDIEDGIVKLRLMGACGSCPSSTITLKAGIERALLEEVPGVIEVEQVF; this is encoded by the coding sequence ATGGAAAACCCAAACATGCAAGAACAAGTACTAGAAGTATTAGATAAATTACGTCCGTTCTTACTTCGCGATGGCGGTGACGTTGAATTAGTAGATATTGAAGATGGTATCGTAAAACTACGCCTTATGGGTGCATGCGGAAGCTGCCCAAGTTCTACAATTACATTAAAAGCTGGTATCGAACGCGCACTACTAGAAGAAGTACCAGGCGTAATCGAAGTAGAGCAAGTATTTTAA
- a CDS encoding helix-turn-helix domain-containing protein: MAIIINIDVMLAKRKMSVTELSEKVGITMANLSILKNGKAKAIRFSTLEAICKALECQPGDILEYKMEEGYESNRNE; the protein is encoded by the coding sequence ATGGCAATTATAATCAATATTGATGTGATGCTAGCTAAAAGAAAAATGAGTGTAACAGAACTTTCAGAGAAGGTTGGGATTACAATGGCTAACCTTTCCATATTAAAAAATGGAAAAGCAAAAGCAATTCGGTTTTCAACTTTAGAGGCAATTTGCAAAGCATTAGAATGCCAACCTGGAGATATTTTAGAATATAAAATGGAAGAAGGTTATGAAAGTAATCGCAATGAATAA
- a CDS encoding YuzD family protein, translated as MIHVQVYGAKVICASCVGMPSSTETFEWLQAAIGRKYEGKEDQFKFEYIDIQEEQEDAKKKAFAERVIEEDLFYPVVVVNGEIVGEGNPRLKDVYEEIEKYLSIEKPL; from the coding sequence ATGATTCATGTTCAAGTGTATGGTGCAAAAGTGATTTGTGCAAGCTGCGTTGGAATGCCATCTTCAACGGAAACGTTTGAGTGGTTGCAAGCAGCAATTGGTCGTAAGTATGAAGGAAAAGAAGATCAATTTAAATTTGAATACATCGATATTCAAGAAGAGCAAGAAGATGCAAAGAAGAAAGCTTTTGCAGAGCGCGTTATTGAAGAAGATTTATTTTATCCAGTTGTTGTTGTCAACGGAGAAATCGTTGGAGAAGGAAATCCTCGTTTGAAAGATGTATATGAAGAGATTGAGAAATATTTATCAATTGAAAAGCCTTTGTGA
- the yutH gene encoding spore coat putative kinase YutH, which yields MIQHIYEHYQMHVKELIPLGPYKSFWIRNKIYVLLPIGNMEEEVLVEMKKLSDYMNQQGDITVATFVPTIHGYYVSEIEEKNYCLLKGIRLLERHATPLGSELSLFHKRGAFFPEEIDKLSRIGEWKSLWEKRLDQLERFWQSQVMNHPSDVFDQLFIESFPYYLGIAENAIQYVVDTEIDDTPQLSDSATICQERFTPLLWQQTNRLKIPIDWVYDHPTRDIAEWMRSIITEKKKDSERLIVQFISEYERNYSLSSFGWRLLFARLLFPLQYFETVESYYQTDNEEYKSVYRDRLEDILHDMNRSEQFMKHFYEFFRLPVNKLGIRKLDWLS from the coding sequence ATGATTCAGCATATTTATGAGCATTATCAAATGCATGTCAAAGAATTAATTCCCCTTGGCCCCTATAAAAGTTTTTGGATTCGCAATAAAATTTATGTACTTCTTCCGATTGGAAATATGGAAGAAGAAGTACTTGTTGAAATGAAAAAGCTCAGTGATTATATGAACCAGCAAGGGGATATTACTGTTGCAACTTTCGTTCCAACGATACACGGTTACTATGTAAGTGAAATAGAAGAGAAAAATTATTGTTTATTAAAAGGGATACGCTTGCTTGAACGACATGCTACTCCATTAGGAAGTGAACTTTCATTATTTCATAAACGCGGTGCCTTTTTCCCAGAGGAAATTGATAAATTAAGCCGCATTGGTGAATGGAAATCGCTATGGGAAAAGAGACTTGATCAATTAGAGCGTTTTTGGCAATCACAGGTGATGAATCATCCTTCAGATGTATTTGATCAATTGTTTATTGAATCATTCCCTTATTATTTAGGAATTGCTGAAAATGCTATTCAATATGTTGTTGATACAGAGATAGATGACACACCACAGCTTTCTGATTCCGCAACGATTTGCCAAGAAAGATTTACACCTTTATTATGGCAACAAACGAATCGATTAAAAATTCCTATTGATTGGGTATATGATCATCCAACTAGAGATATAGCAGAATGGATGCGCTCTATAATAACAGAGAAAAAGAAAGATTCGGAACGACTAATTGTTCAATTTATTTCCGAGTATGAACGAAATTATTCGTTATCTTCTTTTGGTTGGCGCTTATTATTTGCACGTTTACTGTTCCCGCTCCAATACTTTGAAACAGTAGAAAGTTACTATCAAACAGATAATGAAGAGTATAAAAGTGTATACAGAGATCGCTTAGAAGACATTTTACACGATATGAACCGTTCAGAGCAATTTATGAAGCATTTTTATGAATTTTTTCGATTACCTGTTAATAAGTTAGGGATTCGCAAATTAGATTGGTTATCGTAG
- a CDS encoding HesB/IscA family protein: protein MITVTQQAAFQIKDMLKDAEDGERYVRFAVHGGGCSGLSYGLGFEREPNEDDTVLEFHGVEFVIDKESAPIVKGVKIDYKQSMLGGGFTIDNPNAIASCGCGSSFRTATNAGKPEEC from the coding sequence ATGATTACTGTAACACAACAAGCAGCATTTCAAATTAAGGATATGTTAAAAGATGCTGAAGATGGAGAAAGATATGTTCGCTTTGCCGTTCATGGCGGAGGATGTAGCGGTCTTTCTTACGGTTTAGGATTTGAAAGAGAACCAAATGAAGACGACACAGTTCTTGAATTTCATGGTGTTGAATTTGTTATTGATAAAGAAAGTGCTCCGATTGTAAAAGGAGTAAAAATTGATTATAAGCAATCGATGCTTGGCGGCGGATTTACAATCGACAATCCAAACGCAATCGCATCATGCGGATGTGGATCTTCTTTCCGTACAGCGACGAATGCTGGTAAGCCGGAGGAATGCTAA
- a CDS encoding YqbF domain-containing protein, with translation MYYVKLIKGQSFYAFNHRFLLDQEEKVTQRIFKYLCKNECFEVRTEEEASSPS, from the coding sequence ATGTATTATGTAAAATTAATTAAAGGGCAATCCTTCTATGCTTTTAATCATCGTTTTTTATTAGATCAAGAGGAAAAAGTAACACAAAGAATTTTTAAATATCTATGTAAAAATGAATGTTTTGAAGTGCGTACAGAGGAAGAAGCTTCTTCTCCTTCCTGA
- a CDS encoding nucleotidyltransferase family protein, whose protein sequence is MAQYVSRLQEILLDEELVGVYVYGSVALGAFCYATSDIDFITVTSKRMEEDMQFQIKKLHKTLSKHKLGKRMDGMYISVADLGKRNEEIEEYMYCANGKINIGHWDINAVTWWTLKNQGITVTGLEAKELPFHPSWSDVQRTMKYNVEKYWSEKISRPYLFLSGEWVESAIVTMGRIVVTLEQKRIVSKDEGLQYMMRSSSEKWKPLFWEVGRIRRNAGERRMISIWRRAKMTRQYLVSTIELCKKKLEEKKDVYK, encoded by the coding sequence ATGGCACAATATGTAAGTAGGCTACAAGAAATATTGTTAGATGAAGAACTGGTAGGAGTATATGTGTACGGTTCCGTTGCGTTAGGTGCATTTTGCTATGCGACAAGTGATATTGATTTTATTACAGTAACAAGCAAAAGGATGGAGGAAGATATGCAATTTCAAATAAAGAAATTGCATAAAACCCTCAGTAAGCATAAGCTTGGAAAACGAATGGATGGTATGTATATTTCTGTCGCTGATTTAGGAAAAAGAAATGAGGAGATAGAAGAGTATATGTACTGCGCAAATGGAAAAATAAACATAGGACACTGGGATATAAATGCAGTGACGTGGTGGACGTTAAAGAATCAAGGAATTACTGTTACGGGACTGGAGGCAAAGGAACTTCCTTTTCACCCATCATGGAGCGATGTTCAAAGAACGATGAAATATAATGTAGAGAAATATTGGAGTGAAAAAATATCGCGTCCTTATTTATTTCTTAGTGGGGAATGGGTAGAATCAGCTATTGTGACAATGGGGCGTATAGTTGTTACTCTCGAGCAAAAAAGAATTGTTTCAAAAGATGAAGGGTTGCAATATATGATGAGGTCTTCTTCTGAAAAATGGAAGCCCTTATTCTGGGAGGTTGGACGTATAAGAAGGAATGCGGGAGAAAGGCGGATGATTTCCATATGGAGAAGAGCAAAGATGACGCGGCAGTATTTGGTTAGTACGATTGAACTATGTAAAAAGAAATTGGAAGAGAAAAAAGATGTATACAAATAG
- a CDS encoding YxeA family protein — protein MKRYIALFSILIVFASVLVGCDLNRMGKDTYYVQITVDGKVYEGKADDGTRYTDYQYKLAGFDEEGKEKTMEFTAQKNLRKEAFLRIYYSDKKGVTAWEEVQKDELPAKVKEKLGVK, from the coding sequence GTGAAACGATATATTGCACTTTTTAGTATTTTAATCGTATTTGCTAGTGTTTTAGTTGGTTGTGATTTGAATCGTATGGGGAAAGATACGTACTATGTTCAAATTACAGTGGATGGAAAAGTATATGAAGGAAAAGCGGATGATGGTACAAGATATACAGATTATCAATATAAATTAGCAGGATTTGATGAAGAAGGAAAGGAAAAAACAATGGAATTTACTGCGCAGAAAAATCTTCGCAAAGAAGCATTTCTTCGCATTTATTACTCCGATAAAAAAGGGGTAACAGCTTGGGAGGAAGTACAGAAGGATGAGCTTCCTGCAAAAGTGAAAGAAAAATTAGGTGTAAAATAA
- the dapF gene encoding diaminopimelate epimerase, protein MSQFSFTKMHGLGNSYIYVNMFEEHIPEEELALVAEKVSNRNTGIGADGMILICPSEVAPVKMRMFNNDGSEGKSCGNGLRCVAKYAYEHKLVEETIFTIETLAGIVTAEVTVENDIVTLVKIDMGAPRLTRAELPMLGEGETPFIREDFLFHNQRYAFTAVSMGNPHAVIFVDDVEKAPLTTLGPVLENHEMFPERVNVEFIEILNETEMNFRVWERGSGVTQACGTGACASVVAAILNGKMERGKEITVHLAGGDLMITWTEEGTVMMKGPAEVICHGVYEYKIEA, encoded by the coding sequence ATGAGCCAATTTTCTTTTACAAAAATGCATGGTCTTGGAAATAGCTATATATATGTAAATATGTTTGAAGAACATATTCCAGAGGAAGAACTAGCTCTTGTAGCAGAGAAAGTTTCGAACAGAAATACCGGCATTGGGGCTGATGGAATGATTTTAATTTGTCCATCTGAAGTAGCACCAGTAAAAATGCGTATGTTTAATAATGATGGCTCAGAGGGAAAGAGTTGTGGAAATGGGCTTCGCTGTGTAGCGAAATATGCATATGAGCATAAATTAGTAGAAGAAACGATTTTTACGATTGAAACATTAGCTGGTATTGTAACAGCTGAGGTAACAGTCGAGAATGATATTGTTACACTCGTTAAAATTGATATGGGGGCACCTCGTTTAACACGTGCGGAGTTACCGATGCTTGGAGAAGGAGAAACGCCGTTTATTCGTGAGGACTTTCTATTTCATAATCAACGTTATGCATTTACAGCAGTTTCTATGGGAAATCCACATGCTGTAATTTTTGTTGATGATGTAGAAAAGGCACCTCTTACAACACTGGGACCTGTACTTGAGAATCATGAAATGTTTCCAGAACGGGTAAATGTTGAGTTCATTGAAATTTTGAATGAAACAGAGATGAATTTCCGCGTATGGGAACGTGGATCAGGTGTAACGCAAGCATGTGGAACGGGAGCGTGTGCATCTGTTGTAGCAGCAATCTTAAATGGAAAAATGGAGCGCGGTAAAGAAATTACGGTTCATTTAGCTGGCGGTGACTTAATGATTACGTGGACAGAAGAAGGAACTGTAATGATGAAAGGACCAGCAGAAGTGATTTGTCACGGAGTGTATGAGTACAAGATAGAAGCATAA
- a CDS encoding NAD(P)/FAD-dependent oxidoreductase, with translation MKHLVLLGGGYGGMRILQRLLPNNQLPDDVQVTLIDKVPYHCFKTEYYALVAGTISETHIRIPFPEHPRLNIQYGTVTNVDLENKSVHLDGGEEIQYDDLIIGLGCEDKYHNVPGAKEYTHSLQSIEQTRKTYEQLNSLEPNATVAVVGAGLSGVEVASELRESRPDLTIYLFDRKERILFPFPEKLSRYVEKWFIKHKVTIIRNSNITKVEPNIVYNHDEPLPCDAIVWTAGIQANEVVRNLPVEHDSSGRVILTKYHNIPNNEHVYVVGDCASLPHAPSAQLAEGQGEQIVQILLKRWNNEPLPDELPVIKLKGVLGSLGKKHGFGLLANQPLMGRVPRLLKSGILWMYKYHNG, from the coding sequence ATGAAACACCTCGTGTTATTGGGTGGTGGCTACGGTGGAATGAGAATTCTACAGCGGCTTCTTCCAAACAATCAGCTTCCAGATGATGTCCAAGTGACATTAATCGACAAGGTACCATACCATTGTTTTAAGACAGAATACTATGCATTAGTGGCGGGGACAATTTCAGAAACTCATATTCGCATTCCGTTTCCAGAGCATCCACGCCTCAACATTCAATATGGAACTGTAACGAATGTTGACCTTGAAAACAAAAGCGTTCATCTCGATGGCGGTGAAGAAATTCAATATGATGATTTAATTATCGGGCTTGGCTGTGAAGACAAATATCACAATGTTCCAGGGGCAAAGGAATATACACACAGTCTACAATCCATTGAACAAACACGTAAAACGTACGAACAATTAAACAGCTTAGAACCAAATGCAACAGTAGCGGTTGTTGGTGCTGGATTAAGCGGTGTTGAAGTAGCAAGTGAACTCCGCGAAAGTCGTCCTGATTTAACAATTTACTTATTCGATCGAAAAGAACGCATTTTATTCCCGTTTCCAGAGAAATTAAGTAGATACGTAGAAAAATGGTTCATAAAACATAAAGTTACCATTATACGGAACTCTAATATTACGAAAGTAGAGCCCAACATTGTGTACAACCATGACGAACCGCTTCCTTGTGACGCAATTGTATGGACAGCTGGCATTCAAGCTAATGAAGTTGTTCGAAACCTTCCCGTCGAACATGATAGTAGCGGACGGGTTATATTAACAAAATATCACAATATTCCGAATAACGAGCATGTATATGTTGTAGGTGATTGTGCATCGCTTCCACATGCCCCTTCTGCACAATTAGCTGAAGGGCAAGGCGAACAGATTGTCCAAATATTGCTGAAACGTTGGAATAATGAGCCACTTCCTGACGAGCTACCTGTTATTAAATTAAAAGGAGTTCTCGGCTCTCTTGGTAAAAAACACGGTTTCGGCTTATTGGCAAATCAACCGCTAATGGGACGCGTGCCAAGACTACTAAAATCCGGTATTCTCTGGATGTATAAATATCATAACGGGTAA
- a CDS encoding DUF4870 domain-containing protein, whose product MNGNKILAALSYWSVFFAPIIFPIIIWIIGENETKIHAKKALWTHIIPGITAFLGMIIIGMLGITSNQPDITLGIGSIIIIGICGIISIYFFIWNIVKGIQVLKS is encoded by the coding sequence ATGAATGGAAATAAAATATTAGCTGCGCTTTCGTATTGGAGCGTTTTCTTTGCTCCCATTATATTCCCTATCATTATTTGGATAATTGGTGAAAACGAAACGAAGATTCATGCAAAAAAAGCGCTTTGGACTCATATTATTCCAGGGATTACAGCTTTTTTAGGAATGATTATAATCGGGATGTTAGGAATTACTTCTAATCAACCTGACATAACACTTGGTATCGGTTCAATTATCATTATAGGAATTTGCGGAATCATTAGCATATATTTCTTTATTTGGAATATTGTAAAGGGAATTCAAGTGCTGAAATCTTGA
- a CDS encoding zinc ribbon domain-containing protein YjdM, with protein MSNVPNCPKCNSEYTYEDGALFVCPECTHEWNLESEAEDVKVVKDANGNVLQDGDSVSVIKDLKVKGTSSVIKIGTKVKNIRLVDGDHDIDCKIDGFGAMKLKSQFVKKI; from the coding sequence ATGTCTAATGTACCAAATTGTCCAAAATGTAATTCGGAGTATACATATGAAGATGGAGCTCTTTTTGTATGCCCAGAATGTACACATGAGTGGAATTTAGAATCGGAAGCAGAAGATGTGAAAGTTGTAAAAGATGCGAATGGAAATGTTTTGCAAGATGGTGATTCTGTATCTGTTATTAAAGATTTAAAGGTGAAAGGAACGTCATCTGTTATTAAAATTGGTACAAAAGTAAAGAATATCCGTCTTGTTGATGGTGATCATGATATTGACTGTAAAATTGATGGTTTCGGAGCAATGAAATTAAAGTCTCAATTTGTTAAAAAAATATAA
- a CDS encoding phosphatidylglycerophosphatase A family protein gives MKESNQLQEKALQLLQERGVTIDDIAELVHFLQKKYHPNLEMEECRYNVERVLSKREVQNALITGIELDILAEKGLLSEPLQDIVKRDEGLYGIDEVIALSIVNVYGSIGFTNFGYIDKLKPGILEYLNDKSTGKVNTFLDDIVGGIAAAASSRLAHRAEHAE, from the coding sequence ATGAAAGAATCAAATCAACTACAAGAAAAAGCATTACAACTTTTACAAGAGCGCGGTGTAACAATCGATGACATTGCTGAACTCGTTCATTTTCTTCAAAAAAAGTACCATCCTAATTTAGAGATGGAAGAATGTCGTTACAATGTAGAACGTGTATTATCAAAACGTGAAGTTCAAAATGCCCTTATTACAGGAATTGAATTAGATATCCTTGCTGAAAAAGGTCTATTAAGTGAACCGTTGCAAGATATTGTAAAGCGCGATGAAGGATTATACGGAATTGATGAGGTGATCGCACTTTCTATCGTGAACGTCTATGGCTCTATTGGCTTCACAAATTTTGGATATATCGATAAATTAAAACCAGGTATTTTAGAATACTTAAATGATAAATCAACTGGAAAAGTTAATACATTTCTTGATGATATCGTTGGAGGTATTGCTGCGGCTGCTTCTAGTCGTTTGGCACACCGAGCTGAGCATGCTGAGTAA
- a CDS encoding YuzB family protein, whose product MLVKPLIEFCVGNLASGSQAAFEELEKDPNLDVMEYGCLGYCGICFEGPFALVNGEVVQGTTVEELVKNIYDYLEENPMF is encoded by the coding sequence TTGTTGGTTAAACCATTAATCGAATTTTGCGTAGGTAACCTTGCGAGTGGTTCACAAGCAGCGTTTGAAGAGCTAGAAAAAGATCCAAACTTAGATGTTATGGAATACGGTTGCCTTGGCTATTGTGGTATTTGCTTTGAGGGACCATTTGCGCTTGTAAATGGTGAAGTTGTACAGGGTACTACAGTAGAAGAACTTGTGAAAAATATATATGATTATTTGGAAGAAAATCCAATGTTTTAA
- a CDS encoding DUF523 domain-containing protein produces MIVISACLAGIACRYDGNDNLVSKIDELLQKEDTVLVCPEVLGGLPTPRPPAEIIGGNGDDVLDGKARVQDKNGNDVTDAFIQGAYKALETIKDLNPAYIILKERSPSCGSSTIYTGEFNGKKQAGYGVTTALFRRHGFTVISEEEFAHEKRS; encoded by the coding sequence ATGATTGTAATTAGCGCTTGTTTAGCTGGTATCGCTTGCCGTTACGACGGCAATGATAATCTTGTTTCTAAAATAGATGAGTTATTACAAAAAGAAGACACCGTTCTTGTCTGTCCAGAAGTACTAGGCGGATTACCAACTCCGCGCCCACCAGCAGAAATCATTGGTGGCAATGGAGATGACGTGCTAGATGGAAAGGCAAGAGTGCAAGATAAAAACGGAAACGATGTGACAGATGCCTTTATACAAGGCGCTTATAAAGCTTTAGAAACAATAAAAGATTTAAACCCCGCGTACATTATTTTAAAAGAGCGCAGCCCTTCTTGCGGTAGTTCTACAATTTATACAGGAGAATTTAATGGAAAGAAACAAGCTGGATATGGCGTTACAACAGCACTCTTTCGAAGACATGGATTTACAGTTATTTCAGAAGAAGAATTTGCACATGAAAAAAGGAGTTGA